In Rosa rugosa chromosome 4, drRosRugo1.1, whole genome shotgun sequence, the genomic stretch TCTCCTCGCTGAGTATATATGACGGAGGATAAAGACCATGCGGAAAGCCTCCTCAACTTGAGAAGTATCAGTTCGTAGCTTCAAGGCCATGGTTGATCATCTTATTTTTGCCACAGGTTCAAGAAACCCAAACGTGGAGCGCCATATTGTTTCCTCGGAACACAAATCTGAAAACACTGTCACAGACATTAGCAAGTTGATGTCTTTAGCAAGTTGTTACATATAAAACTAAAATCAAGGGTTCAGCTTTTCATCTTGAACCAGCAAATCCTGATCCTTGGGAGCAATTCTCCAAGAAATAGGTCTACAAAGATCAACCAACACATAAAGTTTTTATTGAAGTTCACATTTTCCTAATCAATCAAAAGACCAACATGAAACTATGGATGGGAAAAAAGTACATGCAGAATGTACAATGTACAATTTGCCTATACATACAATGCATAATACTTGGGGACTCCCGTGGTACTTGTGACGGACAAAATAGTATGTAATCCAGGCaggcatcattttttttttttttttgtttgtgattATTTGAACATTCCTCCTCATTCACTCCGACATTCActtaaaatatgaaaaaaaaaaacactaaagtAGTGAATTCTTAGTTATTAGTATATGATATCGAATTGATAAATGTGTTAAAATGATCGATGACTCCTCCACACAAATTACTCAATCAAATTAATATTAATTGAATGTCGGagttgtttgagcccaaaagtaattttggcaagatcttttagtggatttagcgcagcgggccgatacctgcggcccaaaaataagcatactcgggtttgggttacagcttcgcccattccgtgatccataaggaaaacgaaaccttattggagtcgggtagcggagattgaataggaaacttcaaccaataatccttctatggcaaggagcagtcgaaaccctaggtatatataccaggtttcaaggacgaaaaaAGGCtgtctctcaaatcaatcaatcctggcgattacaaagcctcccccggagcaaaccttcaacctcgttgaaacccggcgaccgtgcttccagtcctagtctctccaagagccgactgtcaagtgctactgccaccgatactaccagcgaagcaagggtaacgccctcgcaacccagcgaagctaaagtcacgctttagcaaaccctgtgctttctcagaacttcccagtgattgctctgcttagtctacaatactaagtatcgattcggtgtcgcgaagagatcacaaccaaagtccttatccgtaaggcaagaagtcctttctcggaaggcagagaaaagagccttgtgatgaggttggtgctctcctcgtccacaacgcttgaagaagaagtcaggtcaagggactcccccgacgactgcacctcacggtgctggcacgcccgcgcaatcacagcggcaaaagagacagtttgcaggcTAACTGGTTTCCGCGTCAAACAGGAGTACTAAAAGACTTTGGTGAATATGTATACAAAATAAATTTTGGCCTTTTTGCAACTAAAAACAACATTCAATTCATGAAATTATTCATTTAAAAATTATCCCCATAAATTATCCACAGGAGATTTAAGGTGACGTTCAGTAATGTTTTCGTGTctatattttcattttatttggaaaaactgaaaacaataGTCGGCGGCGGTTTTGTTTCGGTTGCAGATTTGGGAAACCGACCAACATCGGTTGGTACCCGGTTGACGGAATTTGTCGTTGGTTTTCTACCGAATCCACCCCTAAGTCTAAACTATCGAACACATtttcaaataaaattatttataaaaaaaaaaaaaaaaaaaacaagaaaacgaGCTGTATTTCtgaaaattatttttaaaaGCGTACATTACTGGTTAGAGATCCTTGGTGTGCTAGTCTCCCTTCATCTTATTTGAGTTTCATTGCAAAGCTATCCTctctttagaaaaaaaaaaaaaaaccataaccATGCCCATATTAAATCCCACAACGAAAAATTTCTTAAACAAATAATGAGAGCCAGAAACAAGAAGAATCAAAAGAAACggtctttttcactttcttgcTGTCCAATAGTTCACTTCAAAGAGGAAGAACGACCAGAGCTCACATCACAGGTGCCttttcacttcttcttcttcttcttcttttcatacCCACAATTCAGAGACCATAGTATTAGCCCAAATACCCAGAACTGGATGCTTATTTTTCCAGAGCTGTATGAACACAAAGATTAAAACTTGCACACTCATTTTCATGGCAGGAGATAAAATGATTATAAAAGGAGTGTTCAGGAGGTATGAAAGATGGAACCCAGTGCACCCAACCTCTGGAGCATTTTGGGGTTTGGGAATAGGCATTGGTTGTGGTGTTGGATGGGGTCCTGGTTTTGGGCCTGAAGTGATTGGCTATGTTGGAGCTGGCTGTGGTGTTGGCTTCAGTGTTGGTTTCACTCTGCTTGGTGTTGGTATTGGTCTTCCTGCAAATTGGCTCTACACTGTTCCTTATCAGGGTACTTTGCATTTTCTATCTCAAATTCAATCATTTCATTACTGCTCCTTGAGTGTATTTGTTGCCCTGGAGTTTAGGTCAATTTGTATGTCGAATTTGTTTTAAGGGTGACATTATTGCTCTTTCCTTATTAATGTGGATGTTTCCATTTTGCTGTGAAATCTTAGAGTTTCAGTCCTGATTTGTTAGCATTTTGCAGCTGTTATGGCAGCAAGAAGTAGTGCATTGAGGCTTGGTAGACCTCCTGGTCTTGTTTTCTCCAAAAGTATAGCGGGAGAGAGTTGGGATAAAATAGCACCGTGTGTCATAGGGCTGCAAAGAGAAGCCAGTGGAAGATTGTCTAGCTTCACACAACATCTTGTGGAAGGAGTCGAGTCAATTGATGTCAAGAGTCGGCTAAGTGACAATAGTAAGACCGTTTGTGATGGTTTAACAGCGTTTGGTGAACGCATCTTTCACTTTCCTAAAGGTATTGTCACACATACAACTAGCAGTAGTTAAGGAATAACTATTTACTATTAATTAGTGTCACCATTGCTTTGCTGGTTGCTTACAAGTAAgattattgattttgttagTATTAGCTACCAATATATCTATCATCATTTTTGCcattatacaaaatgaaataTATTAAGAGAAAATTAAAGCTAGAACATTCTGACTTGTTTGCATTTGAGAATTTAATGTGATGGCCCAGAAAACCTTAATTGCCGGTTGGCAAATGAGACTACACACGGCTGGACTAATTCTAGTCTCATAGtgtgtttgatttcattttgtaTGGAACATCTTTAGGCTTAATTAGAGGGATTGATCCCAGTTCTGGATTATGAATGTCTTTTATTCTCCAAGGAGAACATTTACCAGTGCTTATGGAAAAAATGTCTTCCTGTCATAGCCTCTAAGTCGGTAAATTTCCAAATTGGACCGTACAATATTTTGGGTTTTAAATTCCAGGCTGTGATCATAAGCTAGCTTCCAACTAGATAAACCGCTCAGATTTGTATATAAACAATCAAGTGAGAAAGATTAGTTAAGtgtcttatcaaaaaaaaaaaaaattagttaagTGGATTGTAATGTTCTCACTGCATCCCTGAAGCTAAGAATGAGCCATTACTATGGATCTTTGAGCTACTTGCACACCTTAGTATGGAATTTATATCTAACGTGTAGATAATCTACCAATGAAAAGCGTTGCTTTTCAATAATCATATGATATGAATATCTTAGTTATTGGTAGTTAATATAGGAGTAGTGAATGATATCTGTTTGCCATGGGACTAGttcgtgatgatttttcaaggaaaaccATTCTTGTCACATAACAGCATTACTAAGTTGCACCGAGAGGGTGAAAATGATATAGTTCTTGGAATTTTAACCATACTATGTACTCTTTAAGTCTCAAGAATTAGCCAAGACATATGCATCATCTGAGTTTGCCAGACCAACAATTTAAGATAAGCTGGATACACATACATTGAGGATAACAAATTATTTTGGCTTCATTCTTTTCCTTTAGTTTCACTATTAACTTGCCACTCAGAGAAGCGCAAAATCCCTTGAGATAATTTAAGCATTTCTTAAGAAGGATATCCATGCTGTTAACAGTGATTCTCTGgtctctttttccttctttctttttttttgtttttttccaaTTAATCACTAACAAACTTCTTTTTATAGCCAATAATCGATACCAAACTTAAGAATGATAAGTTTAGTCTACTTTACCCACCCACGAATATTCTCATACTGCCTCCAGACATCAATCCCTTCTCATATTCGCATGGTTGTCCTGTTTTATTATGTTTAAAACTTTAAATACTACAATTGttcatatatatgtgtgtgtgtgtgaaatcTTGGGGAGTTGTCATTAACCTAAGGACAAAAGATCACTGAATTTCAATCAATAGCTGCACAAAAAAATTAAAGTTTTCTACCAATGTTCCAATTTCACTAGTATTCTGTCCTTGCTTCTGTACTTCATGGATGAGGTTGAGATCATCCCCTTCAACTGATAATACCATGGCCTCAGTTGCCAAACTTTGAGAGAAATCCCCCAGCATTCTTCTTGGTGGTTTAGTAAAATCACCCCCAAACCTCTACTGCCATTTGAATCACCCACAAGCCTCATTAAAGTTCATCTTTACAAAGGGACTAGAGGGTGCTTTCCAGTGCTGCTGTTGTGATACAAGAGCAGCGTCCTACATTGTTAGTGTCCAGCAGATGCGAGAATTTATAGTGCCAATCACCCAGAGTTATTAAGGCATGAGGTAAAGATATCCCCATGCCATCATAAACAACAATTTTGCCAAAGCCACCACGAGATAAAACCAAAGGATTCTAGCTGAACATCCGTAACACAAGACTGTAAGTAGAATGATTAGTGTTCGTACCATTTGCCTTGGCGTGGCAAATTGGTCAGGGAATGCTGTGGGATCTGGCTAGGCAAAAACTAATTTATTGTTTCAAATCTTATCCTTTGAAAGATTGGCCCAGGTCTGGCAAAAGAATAGAAAGATGTCCCAAGGTAATGTTCGGTAGGGACAAATTTGTAATGAAAATGGAATAACTCCACTGTTGTTTGATAGCACAGAGATGAATTGAGAGACATAAGTGGCATTGGTCTGATCAGAATGTATGAATATTCACAGGTGTGGCGTTATCATTCATTTGTTTTTGTTACGTGATCTGATATAGTTATTTCAACAATATCTATCCTGTTTAAGCCTAGGACACTTAACACTCATTAGACTTCTCATTTTGATTTGCTTGTTGTGATTTCTATTTCCTTTGTTCAATTGAGGAAACAGGACAAGCAATAACATATGCATCCCCGTATTTCAGGTTCCAAAGATTGACAGGTTGAAGAACTGGACCATCTGCTGCTTATACTAAGGATCGTAAAACATTCTCACACAAACCACATTCTCCCTGAACTAGTCTTGCCGTGATAATATCTTGGTTAGAAAACCTAAGAGAAAGGTTTCATTAAGGGAAGCCTGACTCATATTTTTAAAtgatccccccccccccccccccccccccccatcttACGAGCAAGGTTTTTATGGTTTTGGAACCCCTTTGTTTTATCGCCTGGGAAAATTCCTGATGTGATGTAGATAATGTACCTCTTATATTGGCTGATCTCTTCTTCCTTCACTGGCCTTGATGAATTTATAGGGAACAAATATATATCAATATGATCGAAATCACCCAAAGGCCACTTAGAAGTTTTCCATTGAACATGGCCGAGTGGATGAATATTCAATTGTCGAAATTATGCAGGCCAAGTTTATAAACAAGCCAGACTAGGATAAAAATGGACAGAAGAAAACCATAGCATAGTTGGATCAATAAAATCCAATCGCATGCATAAAGAATAATGCTGAACAAGAAAGACAAAACATAAACAGATAAATCATCATTTCATGGGGAAAGGTTGTGTTTAATGCTGACACCAAGACAATAAAGACAGCAGTAAAGAGAAGCTGATGACTCTTCCATAAGTTCAAAATTCCattagagtgtgtttggatgagggaaaaaatgatggaatttaattgaaagtgaggatttcataattcctacaagCCAATTCTCTCGTTTgacattatcagattggaaattttaaatttctctgtggaaaaaaaagaatgaattcgttatttaaatttctcacttcaatttccaccaaaataggtgtcatttacgaattcatttgcagtattcaatttttatttccaaaacaagacttttttctattttatatttttatttgttttaaaatttcttaatttattacacatttaaaatcctaaatagatgcaaccaaacaatagaaattgcaattaatggaattttagattgatggagttaaagattccatcatttataaattcctacggattttataattttctcattcaAACACACCGTTAAGAACATGCTCGATCTGTGTCAAGAAACAGGTGGAGTTATAAATTACGGATAGTTCAATAATTGACTCAGTTTCATATGAACCAAATGTTACAAGATGTTAGTAAGATTAAGGCAGTTGAAATCAGCATCAAATCAGAAAGAAACGAAGGTTGAGGGAAAAGCCAAGAAGGTCAAAAACTTGGTGTCTGATCAACTGTGTTATCTGATTGTTAAGATAATAAATGTCTCTGAAAGGATGGTACTGGAGACAATTTGTGACATATGTATATGAAAGCATATTGTAAATGTATATAATGACCACAAAGCAGAGTGGAGTTGATTGCATAGTTTGGAAAGTATTCGTACCATAAATCTATTGTGCAAACATGATGGTATGGGCTGAAACGGATGGACATGGATATAAATTGCATCATTCTATAAAGTATATTCACACCAGTATGAATGTACAGAAAAACATAACGGCAGCACTGTATCCAAAATTCCAAATAAAGGTGTGAAGTGGACACAAGAATTATATCAGCAAACCTACTTGGTCCATTTCTGCTGTTCTTGCCACCAATTTCAAGAACAGCTGTAAACCGAGGTAGAGAGGTCTAGTGTATTACcaacaaaataaacaatttccaTACCCTTTTCTCTGAAACCAAACACCAAACTGAATAGAAAATTTAACAAATTAGTCcctaaaaacccaaaaagaacTCATCAAAGTCAAAAAAGCCAATGTATCATCACCTTGCGGATTAGAGAGTGGGAGCAGAAAGCGAGCATTATGAGGATCGGAAGTGGAATCAGAATTCAATCCTGAACAAATGAAATCAGAATCAAAGAATAATCCTAACTGATGCACATGAACTATATATGAATCACTCTTTTAGTACCCAAGACCTCCAAAAGAAAAACCCCTTCTAAAAAATACAAGTTAGAAGTTTTTCTCTGAGTTCACCTGATGGTCAGTAGAGCATTTGTACAGAAGATACGATTGACGAAAGAGAAAACTACCTGCCCTATGACATGGATCAATTGGAAGATAAGGTACAAGAGAGACGTGACTAGAAAACATGAAAGCACTGGACTAATTTGTTCACAGGAACTGTCATATAGGAAAAGGAATGACAAAGTATTTTCTTCTCATCTAGCAGCAAGTTCCAACTAGCTAAAGGCAGTTTAAGGTTTAGGACTAGGTGTAGGCTTCAAATTAGTTCTGATGCCTATATCAACCATGTCCGAGAGCAACTCCATCCTTAGTCTTCCCGGGAATAATCAATAAGGGTACCAATTATAGCATCGCAGCAATTCTTCTCAATGTGCATGACATCAAGAATGTCTTACCGAAAGATGTTTCCAGCAATCaagttcaaagaaaattgatttttttttctttttcagcaaGGTCTGTTTTTGTCTTCAACACCCTTGTaaggggatttttttttttttttcaaatggcATGTTCTGACCTTCAACTCTTGGCAACACTTCCTCTCCACTTAATGGTGAAGGAGCGACATATTTCTCAATGGTATTGTTAATGTttaagattcagcggtagccAAATCCTAGTTAAcactggtccgatgggcggaccgccaCTTGTGACTCTCTTGTGATTCccgctatctgtcaaatgaaatataaagggcgtcaaagggagaccgcggttggcggtcttctcttctccgatgcctaagttagtcaatgtatttgcgTTGACAGCATAATAGttggtaagtagtaaatgcgtaattaatgaggagagaggagtgaaccttttataggtggggaagaggctgacctcttccttgttttcgatgtgggactgatatgcttcagttcccagcttctgatgcttcagcgaggcgATCTTGgtgcggcgcgtggcggcgcgtcgacgatgatctgggggtgagccggggctcaggtgatagcctgcttggctgtgtttccgtatgtcacaccgttggtggttattggtaccgctggcggtagcatgagcgtggctcattatagctaattatgcttggcaaatgcttatgtaagtacaagtaTTGTCAAATGCAGCAGACTTCTTTTGATATGGATGATGTCTTGGCAAAAATCTGCGATACCTCATGAATATCATTTTGTTACTATACTTCAGTCTATATGGTTTCATCAACACAAACTGGACAAGCATTGTATTCTTTGATGATGCTACCCGATATATTCTCATATGCAGAAAAATCATTAATAGTCCAAAACAAAACTGTTTTAAGTTTAAAGTACTCTCCTCTTACAACATCATACACTCCTTCAACCCCATCCCACAATAGTTTCAAGTCATCAACTAACGGCTGCAAATAgtcgtcaatatcatttttggGCTGTTTTGGTCCAAATATTAACAATGTCAATATCATGTGCTTCCTCTTCATGTATAGCCATGGAGGAAGGTTATACGTAATGAGTATAATGGGCTAGTAAGAGTACCAGCTACTTAAAGAACTGTGGGGATTAAACCTATCTGAGAAAAGAGCTAGCCTAAGGTTCCTCGGTTCTCTACCAAATTCTGGCCACTTTGTGTCAACTAACTTCCAAGTTGGGAAAT encodes the following:
- the LOC133745919 gene encoding cadmium-induced protein AS8 isoform X2 → MIIKGVFRRYERWNPVHPTSGAFWGLGIGIGCGVGWGPGFGPEVIGYVGAGCGVGFSVGFTLLGVGIGLPANWLYTVPYQAVMAARSSALRLGRPPGLVFSKSIAGESWDKIAPCVIGLQREASGRLSSFTQHLVEGVESIDVKSRLSDNSKTVCDGLTAFGERIFHFPKGSKD
- the LOC133745919 gene encoding cadmium-induced protein AS8 isoform X1 — translated: MNTKIKTCTLIFMAGDKMIIKGVFRRYERWNPVHPTSGAFWGLGIGIGCGVGWGPGFGPEVIGYVGAGCGVGFSVGFTLLGVGIGLPANWLYTVPYQAVMAARSSALRLGRPPGLVFSKSIAGESWDKIAPCVIGLQREASGRLSSFTQHLVEGVESIDVKSRLSDNSKTVCDGLTAFGERIFHFPKGSKD